Proteins encoded in a region of the Candidatus Zymogenus saltonus genome:
- a CDS encoding cupin domain-containing protein, translating to MKIFDTDQYRGMVDPIPGIILSDEDKAVKLGGVLIVLAPGAEGVYHYHERTEAVYVIVSGAPSIINEGTETKVKEGDVVFMPAGERHVAVNRTDRPASFFEFFTDPPVGSDYVPVK from the coding sequence ATGAAGATATTCGATACCGACCAATACCGGGGGATGGTAGACCCGATTCCGGGGATTATCCTCTCGGACGAGGACAAGGCCGTTAAGCTGGGCGGCGTCTTGATTGTTCTTGCGCCCGGGGCGGAGGGGGTCTACCACTACCACGAGAGGACCGAGGCGGTCTACGTGATCGTAAGCGGCGCCCCGAGCATCATAAACGAAGGAACGGAGACGAAGGTCAAGGAGGGGGACGTGGTGTTCATGCCGGCGGGGGAGAGGCACGTCGCGGTAAACAGGACGGACAGGCCCGCCTCCTTCTTCGAGTTCTTCACCGATCCGCCGGTCGGCTCCGACTACGTGCCGGTCAAGTAG